One stretch of Flavobacterium sp. 9 DNA includes these proteins:
- a CDS encoding peptide MFS transporter, with the protein MENKITLEEIQNFKGTYPKQLWYLFFVEMWERFCFYGMRGVLTFFMVDQLLLKDEHANLQYGAIQAFVYAFTFIGGIFADKVLGFKKSLFFGGIVMILGNLLIAFSPQTMFYYGIAFSIIGTGFFKPNVSSMVGELYHEDDGRRDAGYGMFYAGINVGGLLGGALCIYLGKYYSWQLCFLSAAVVMFLGLVTFLFTKKYLGPIGDSPLLDLEPSKRRIREIAVYAISILSLPFIFIMVKNTDYTDYFMYTIGIVAVLYFTYELIRLGDVKMQKKLFAAFLFVFFYLLFNAIYEQSGGSLSLFAKDNLSNNLLGFTIDPNVVNNSSNTFFVVALSPLIGLLWIWLGKRRIEPNTLIKFGIGFLFLGASFYIFYLTKFFANSEGIASLNVFTFAYLVTTIGELCLGPIGMSIITKLSPKRLFGMMMGLWFLASAFGQLFAGKLGAEISRSNTGDTLLSKLQSYTEGYYQLAIYSLVAGVILIAISPIIRKLMQEVK; encoded by the coding sequence ATGGAAAACAAAATCACATTAGAAGAAATTCAAAATTTTAAAGGCACTTATCCAAAACAATTGTGGTATTTGTTTTTTGTTGAAATGTGGGAACGTTTTTGCTTCTACGGAATGCGTGGTGTACTTACTTTTTTTATGGTAGATCAGCTTTTATTAAAAGATGAACATGCCAATTTGCAATACGGAGCTATTCAGGCTTTTGTTTATGCTTTTACTTTTATTGGAGGTATTTTTGCTGATAAAGTATTGGGCTTTAAAAAATCATTATTTTTTGGAGGAATCGTAATGATTCTTGGAAATCTATTGATTGCTTTTTCGCCTCAGACAATGTTTTATTATGGTATTGCTTTCTCGATTATTGGAACAGGTTTTTTTAAGCCAAACGTTTCGTCAATGGTTGGAGAATTATATCATGAAGATGATGGTAGAAGAGATGCTGGTTACGGAATGTTTTATGCCGGAATAAATGTTGGAGGACTTCTTGGGGGTGCTTTGTGTATTTATTTAGGGAAATACTATTCTTGGCAATTGTGCTTTTTATCAGCAGCAGTAGTAATGTTTTTAGGATTGGTTACCTTTTTGTTTACTAAAAAATATTTAGGTCCAATTGGAGATTCTCCATTATTGGATTTAGAACCTAGTAAAAGAAGAATTCGTGAAATTGCAGTTTATGCGATCTCAATATTAAGTTTGCCATTTATTTTTATAATGGTAAAAAATACAGACTACACAGATTATTTCATGTACACTATTGGAATAGTTGCAGTGTTGTATTTTACTTATGAATTGATAAGATTGGGCGATGTAAAAATGCAGAAAAAGCTCTTCGCAGCCTTTTTGTTCGTATTCTTTTATTTGTTGTTTAATGCAATTTATGAGCAAAGTGGTGGTTCATTATCGCTTTTTGCAAAAGATAATCTAAGTAATAATTTACTTGGTTTTACTATTGATCCCAATGTAGTAAACAACAGTTCGAATACATTCTTTGTTGTGGCGTTAAGTCCGCTAATTGGTTTGTTGTGGATTTGGCTTGGTAAAAGAAGAATTGAACCAAATACCCTGATTAAGTTCGGAATTGGATTCTTGTTTCTTGGAGCTTCATTCTATATTTTCTATTTAACAAAGTTTTTTGCAAATTCAGAAGGTATAGCATCTTTAAACGTGTTTACTTTTGCTTATTTGGTAACGACAATTGGAGAACTTTGTTTAGGTCCAATCGGAATGTCGATTATTACGAAATTGTCTCCAAAAAGATTATTCGGAATGATGATGGGATTATGGTTTTTAGCAAGTGCTTTTGGGCAATTATTTGCTGGAAAATTAGGTGCCGAAATATCAAGATCAAATACAGGAGATACGTTGCTTTCTAAGCTTCAGTCTTATACGGAAGGATATTATCAATTGGCAATTTATTCGCTTGTAGCAGGAGTTATTTTAATTGCGATTTCGCCAATTATTAGAAAATTAATGCAAGAAGTAAAGTAG
- a CDS encoding thioredoxin family protein, whose amino-acid sequence MKKIILVTLFFVGAFATQAQELKWYTDVKEAITESNKAQKPMLMFFTGSDWCGWCIRLQNEVLKTPEFKKWAADNVVLVELDYPRAVPQTPELKNQNNELQQAFGIQGFPTVYFTSAESKDGKVNFKGLGKTGYVAGGPSAWLTVAEEIVHPKKS is encoded by the coding sequence ATGAAAAAAATAATACTAGTAACATTGTTTTTTGTTGGCGCATTTGCAACGCAAGCGCAAGAGCTAAAATGGTATACAGACGTAAAAGAAGCAATTACTGAAAGTAATAAAGCGCAAAAGCCAATGCTTATGTTTTTTACAGGAAGTGACTGGTGTGGATGGTGTATTCGTTTGCAGAACGAAGTTTTGAAAACTCCTGAGTTTAAAAAATGGGCTGCAGACAATGTTGTTTTAGTGGAGTTAGATTATCCTAGAGCTGTGCCTCAAACGCCGGAGCTTAAAAACCAAAATAATGAATTGCAACAAGCTTTTGGAATTCAGGGTTTTCCAACAGTGTATTTTACAAGTGCAGAATCAAAGGATGGAAAAGTCAATTTTAAAGGTTTAGGTAAAACTGGTTATGTTGCTGGTGGTCCATCTGCTTGGTTGACAGTTGCAGAAGAAATTGTGCATCCAAAAAAATCTTAA
- a CDS encoding peptide MFS transporter codes for MGETQVKTAHPKGLWVLFGTEMWERFNFYGMRALLTLFLVNSLLMKEEEASLIYGGFLGLCYLTPMLGGFVADRFLGNRNCILLGGLLMAIGQMLLFTSGTIFEGNLPLAKIIMYSALGVIVFGNGFFKPNISSMVGSLYPKQEKTKLDSAFTIFYMGINIGAFLGQSICPLLGDVKDAGGIRDIHAFRWGFMAASVAMLLGTILFYFLKNKYVVSPEGRPLGGLPSKNIASDFEEGEAQKANFSSKALVLAGVAFIALGFFFHYAVGQNLIYTLIYSSGLSLAGLIISDTSLTKIERDRIIVIYIVSFFIIFFWAAFEQAGSSLTFIADNQTDRNFFGFLMPPSMVQIFNGLFVVVLAVPFSILWDTLRAKGKEPISPVKLAVGLVVISISFFMIATQVSYIGTSGLLLVKWLILLYFLNTCAELCLSPIGLSLVGKLSPKRFASLLYGVFFLSNASGYALGGTLGSILPATGDKFAKAKELGIDLQGVLDNKITPTAEQLALLDQHQISAHNHFFAGFEIHNLYEFFMVFVVLTGLAAIILFALTPFLKKMMHGVR; via the coding sequence ATGGGAGAAACTCAAGTAAAAACTGCGCATCCAAAAGGACTTTGGGTATTATTTGGAACGGAGATGTGGGAGCGATTCAATTTCTATGGAATGCGAGCTTTATTGACATTATTTCTTGTGAACTCATTATTGATGAAAGAAGAAGAAGCTTCTCTTATTTATGGAGGTTTTCTTGGACTTTGTTATTTAACACCAATGTTAGGTGGTTTTGTAGCCGATCGTTTTTTAGGTAATAGAAATTGTATTCTTTTAGGAGGATTATTAATGGCGATTGGTCAAATGTTGTTGTTTACCAGTGGAACTATTTTCGAAGGAAATTTACCATTGGCTAAAATCATCATGTATTCTGCATTAGGAGTAATTGTTTTTGGTAACGGATTCTTCAAACCGAATATTTCGAGTATGGTTGGAAGTTTGTATCCAAAACAAGAGAAAACAAAATTAGATAGTGCTTTCACTATTTTCTATATGGGAATTAACATCGGAGCTTTCTTAGGTCAATCTATTTGTCCTTTGTTAGGAGATGTTAAAGATGCTGGTGGAATTAGAGATATTCACGCTTTTAGATGGGGATTCATGGCGGCTTCTGTAGCAATGCTTTTGGGAACAATTCTTTTCTATTTCTTGAAAAACAAATATGTGGTTTCTCCTGAAGGAAGACCATTAGGAGGTTTGCCTTCTAAAAATATTGCTTCTGACTTTGAAGAAGGTGAAGCACAAAAAGCGAATTTTTCTAGCAAAGCTTTAGTACTTGCAGGAGTTGCATTCATCGCTTTAGGGTTCTTTTTTCACTATGCTGTAGGTCAGAATTTAATTTATACTTTGATTTATTCTAGTGGATTGTCATTGGCAGGATTAATTATTTCTGATACTTCTTTGACTAAAATCGAAAGAGACAGAATTATTGTAATTTACATTGTTTCGTTCTTTATTATTTTCTTCTGGGCGGCGTTTGAGCAAGCAGGTTCATCATTGACTTTTATTGCAGATAATCAAACAGATAGAAACTTCTTTGGATTTTTAATGCCACCATCTATGGTTCAGATCTTTAACGGACTATTTGTAGTTGTATTAGCAGTGCCTTTTAGTATTCTTTGGGATACATTAAGAGCTAAAGGTAAAGAACCAATTTCTCCGGTAAAATTAGCGGTTGGTTTAGTGGTTATTTCTATTAGTTTCTTTATGATAGCAACTCAGGTTTCTTATATCGGAACTTCTGGATTGCTATTGGTTAAATGGCTTATCTTATTATATTTCTTAAATACTTGCGCTGAGTTATGTTTATCTCCAATTGGATTATCATTGGTAGGTAAATTATCTCCAAAGCGTTTTGCTTCATTACTTTACGGCGTATTCTTTTTATCTAATGCATCAGGTTATGCTTTAGGAGGAACTTTAGGTTCTATCTTGCCGGCAACTGGTGATAAATTTGCAAAAGCAAAAGAATTAGGAATCGATCTTCAAGGTGTTTTAGATAATAAAATTACACCAACGGCTGAGCAATTAGCTTTATTGGATCAACACCAAATTAGTGCTCACAATCACTTTTTTGCAGGATTCGAAATCCATAACTTATACGAATTCTTTATGGTTTTTGTTGTTCTTACAGGTCTTGCGGCAATTATATTATTTGCTTTGACACCATTCTTGAAAAAAATGATGCACGGAGTACGATAA